A region of Heteronotia binoei isolate CCM8104 ecotype False Entrance Well chromosome 2, APGP_CSIRO_Hbin_v1, whole genome shotgun sequence DNA encodes the following proteins:
- the IL20 gene encoding interleukin-20 isoform X2 — protein sequence MDNEGFLPSAKMESNCVSSILHKIFLLCLMPISSLKQLHFGHCVVSMDMYEIRKGFGEIKEMTAQDQYTSIRLLHRSYSLQNTKIEDRCCFFHYLLKFYLANVFNQCQTNNNFHQRRVSRIANNFLSIKKELTLCDTVTTCPCGKEAIHRYEQILSQFERMESHSAVLKALGELDILLDWIDKTY from the exons ATGGATAATGAAGGTTTTCTACCCAGTGCTAAAATGGAGAGTAACTGTGTCTCCTCTATCCTGCACAAAATCTTTCTGCTATGTTTGATGCCCATCAGCAGCCTCAAACAACTCCATTTTGGACACTGTGTGGTTTCTATGGATATGTATGAAATACGAAAGGGCTTTGGAGAAATCAAAGAAATGACT GCTCAAGACCAGTACACAAGCATTAGACTCCTACACAGGTCATATTCTCTTCAAAACACCAAG ATTGAAGACAGATGTTGTTTCTTTCATTATTTATTGAAATTCTATCTGGCAAATGTCTTCAATCAATGCCAAACAAACAACAACTTTCATCAAAGGAGAGTCAGCCGGATTGCCAACAACTTCCTCAGCATCAAGAAGGAGCTGACACTCTGT GATACTGTTACAACATGCCCTTGTGGGAAGGAAGCCATCCACAGATACGAACAAATCCTGAGTCAGTTTGAAAGG ATGGAATCCCATTCTGCAGTCCTGAAAGCACTTGGAGAACTAGACATCCTTTTAGATTGGATTGATAAGACTTACTGA
- the IL20 gene encoding interleukin-20 isoform X1: protein MDNEGFLPSAKMESNCVSSILHKIFLLCLMPISSLKQLHFGHCVVSMDMYEIRKGFGEIKEMTQAQDQYTSIRLLHRSYSLQNTKIEDRCCFFHYLLKFYLANVFNQCQTNNNFHQRRVSRIANNFLSIKKELTLCDTVTTCPCGKEAIHRYEQILSQFERMESHSAVLKALGELDILLDWIDKTY, encoded by the exons ATGGATAATGAAGGTTTTCTACCCAGTGCTAAAATGGAGAGTAACTGTGTCTCCTCTATCCTGCACAAAATCTTTCTGCTATGTTTGATGCCCATCAGCAGCCTCAAACAACTCCATTTTGGACACTGTGTGGTTTCTATGGATATGTATGAAATACGAAAGGGCTTTGGAGAAATCAAAGAAATGACT CAGGCTCAAGACCAGTACACAAGCATTAGACTCCTACACAGGTCATATTCTCTTCAAAACACCAAG ATTGAAGACAGATGTTGTTTCTTTCATTATTTATTGAAATTCTATCTGGCAAATGTCTTCAATCAATGCCAAACAAACAACAACTTTCATCAAAGGAGAGTCAGCCGGATTGCCAACAACTTCCTCAGCATCAAGAAGGAGCTGACACTCTGT GATACTGTTACAACATGCCCTTGTGGGAAGGAAGCCATCCACAGATACGAACAAATCCTGAGTCAGTTTGAAAGG ATGGAATCCCATTCTGCAGTCCTGAAAGCACTTGGAGAACTAGACATCCTTTTAGATTGGATTGATAAGACTTACTGA